In the genome of Mesosutterella faecium, the window GAAGAGGCCGGCCTTCTTGCCGAACTCGCTGTGGCCGATCTTGAGACGCAGAGCGCCCAGGGAGTCCCAGACGATCTTTTTCTTGTCGGCGCCGAAGAAGATGACATCGCCGTCGTTCGCGCCGGTTCTTTCGATCACGGCCTTCAGAAATTCATCCGACAGGTTCTTGACGATCGGGCTCTGGAGGCCGTCGCGGCCCTTGCTCTTGTCGTTGACCTTGATGTAGGCGAGGCCCTTGGCGCCGTAGATCTTGACAAATTCGGTATAGGAGTCGATCTCGGAGCGGGGCAGCTCGCAGCCGTGCGGCACGTTCATGGCGACCACTTTGCCGTTCTTCATTGCGGCGGCGTTGGCGAACACCTTGAAGTTCGTGTCATGGCAGAGATCCGTGATCTCCTTAAATTCAAGCGAGACGCGCAGATCGGGCTTGTCCGAGCCGAAGCGGGCCATCGCATCGTCCCAGCGCATGACCGGGTACGGATTCGCCAGATCCACGTTCAGCACTTCCTTGAACACGCCGCGCACCATTTCCTCAAACAGCGAGCGGATCTCCTCCTGAGTCATGAAGGAAGTTTCAATATCGACCTGGGTGAACTCAGGCTGGCGGTCAGCGCGCAGATCCTCATCGCGGAAGCACTTGACGATCTGGTAGTAGCGGTCAAAGCCTGCGACCATGAGCAGCTGCTTGAAAAGCTGCGGAGACTGAGGCAGTGCGTAAAAGCAGCCTTCCTCCACGCGGGAAGGCACCAGGTAGTCGCGGGCGCCTTCAGGAGTGCTGCGGGTGAGCGCAGGCGTTTCGATGTCGATGAATCCGTGCGCGTCCAGGAAGCGCCGGAAGGCCATCGCGGTCTTGTAGCGCAGGCGCAGGTTGTGCTGCATCACGGGCCTGCGCAGGTCGAGCACCCTGTAGGTGAGGCGCGCGGTCTCAGAAATGTTGTCGTCGTCGAGGCTGAACGGAGGCGGCAGGGAGGCATTGAGAACTTCGAGCTCTTTGCACAGCACTTCTATGCCGCCGGAAATCAGATCTTCGTTCTTGGTTCCCTCGGGACGAGCGCGAACCAGGCCGACTACTTTAAGGCAGTACTCGTTGCGGACTTTCTCCGCTGTGTGAAAGACATCCGGGCGATCCGGGTCGCAGACCACCTGAACCAGCCCCTCGCGGTCGCGAAGGTCAATGAAGATGACGCCGCCGTGGTCTCTGCGGCGGTGAACCCAGCCATAAAGGGTAACGGTCTGTCCGATGAATTTCTCATCAACCAAACCCGAATAAACGGTACGCATACAAGCTCCGGGTCAAACAAAAAAGCAGAAAAGCTTTTTTCTGCAGAAACAAAAAGCCACCGGCGCTCCCGAGCGCCCGCAACGGGAGCCGCCGGCAACTGACATATTCTTAAAGTTTAGCGCGAGGCAGGCGCTGTGAGTGGACTCGAGGCAAGAATTGTTGGACGGGTCCTCAGGGCTCGGGCGTCTTTGCCTCGACCTCCGAGGCGGATCCCGGCTGCACGACCCCCATCGAGACGTGGAAGGTGAGGGCCTCGTCGATGCTGCAGCTCGTATCGCGGACGTCTTCCTGCGGCACGAGCACAACGTAGCCGGACGTGGGGTTGGGGGCGGTGGGGATGAAGACCGCGACCGCGCTGCCCCCGCAGCTCTGCGAGAGAGCCGGCCCTGCCTGATTGGCCACGAACCCGAGCGTCCACATGCCTTTTCTCGGGTACTCGACCAGAACGACCTTCTGGAAGCTTCGGGACTGCGGATTGAGGAAAGTCCCGGCTATCTTCTTGATCCCGCCGTAGAGCTGCTTGACCACGGGAATGCGCTCGAGCAGCGTCTCCCACCAGTACACCAGCTTTCTGCCGAGCACATTGGCCACCACCACGCCGGTGAGCAGGACGATGGCCGCGGCAACGAGCAGGCCGAAGCCCGGGATGTGCACGCCGTAAATGGATTCGGGCAGCCAGCGCGGGGGCAGAAACACGAGCAGCCTGTCGCTGAACTCGATGACGCTGTCGAGAATCCAGACCGTAAAGAGCAGCGGAATCCAGAAAAGGAGCCCGGCGGAAAAAAACTTCTTGAACATGATATGAAAGAAAAAAATGCGCCCGCGGACCTCCCTGCCGGGGTCTCGGGCGCATGGCAGACCGCAGCGCCTGGGGCGCTTCAGTCAGAATTCTTGTGAGCCGCAGCGACCCCTGTGTGGCCGGCGTTGAAGTCCGTGGCGGCCCAGCCCTTTCCCTTCAGCTCGAAGCCCGGGGCGGAAAGCTGCTTGACCAGGGTGTCCTTGCCGCACTTGGGGCAGGTTTTGAGCGGCTTGTCGGAAAACTTCTGGATGACATCCTCTTCATAGCCGCAGGAAGAGCATTTGTAACCGTAAATCGGCATGATTTCTGAATAGTCCTTCAAAAACAGACACGGGCCAGTGCTCTGGCCTCATAAAATTATAATTATGGCTCAACTGATTACTTATGTGTCGGAAAGTCCGATGCGCGGCTTCGGTATTTAAATGGAGGGAGCAAAGCGATGACAGAGCCGGTCGGTTACACCAGGAATATCGGGCAGGAGGAGCTCAGGCAGTTCCTGCCTTTCCTTCAGGAGCTGGCGGACGCTGCCGCCGCCGAAATCCTCCCTAATTTTCTCACCGGCATTCACGTCGACGAGAAGTCCAACCATACGCCGGTCACCCGGGCGGACCGCGGAGCCGAAAAGGCCATGCGCGACCTCATTGAAGCCCGGTTCCCCGCCCACGGCATTCTGGGGGAGGAGTGGGGAGTCAGGGAGCCGGCCGCGGCCCTGCCGCGCTACCGCTGGATACTTGATCCCATCGACGGGACGCGCGCGTTCATCTCCAACTGCTTCCTGTTCGGGAACCTGATCGCGCTTGAACGCGATGACGGGGAGGGCTTCGGCCCCATCCTTTCCTCCATCGCTTTTCCCGCAGCCGGGGTGCGGGCGATCGGCTGGAAGAATCACGCGGAGCTGCGCCGCGGGCCAGGCTTTTCTCAGTCCGTCCCCATGAAGGTGCGCCCGTGCTCCAGCCTGAAGGAGGCCACGCTGCTGGTGACTTCTCACTGGAGCACTCCCGAGCAGGTCGGGGACGGGCGGATGCAGAAGCTGGTCGACCAGGCGAAGCTCTATCGCACCTGGGGCGACTGCTTCGGCTATTTCGCCGTCGCCTCCGGCGGGGCCGACATCATGATTGACCCTGACCTGTCGTACTGGGATGCGGCCGCCCTGATCCCCGTGGTCGAGGGGGCGGGCGGCGTCATCACCAGCACGAAGGGCGGCAGCCCGCTCATCGACAAGTCCGCTGTGTGCACGGCCGGCGGTCTGCACCGCGAGGTGCTGCAGATCCTTAACTCTTCTTCTCTGTAGCGGCGGGTTCGGAGAGGGCGGGCAGCGTGATCAGGACGCGCAGCCCGTGCGGGCGGATGTTCTCGGCGGCAATGCTGCCGCCGAAGCGCCTGGCGGTCTCCCGTGCGATGGCCAGCCCAAGCCCGAAACCCGAGCCCGTGGGCTGCCCCGATCCCCTGAAGAAGGGGACAAAGAGCGTGGGCAGCTCCTTCGGATCGGCCCCGGGGCCCTGATCCTCAATCGCGATGCTGATTTGATCGTCGCCGTTTCTCCAGGCCCTGCAGGTGATGACGCCCTGCTCGGGAGAAAAGCGGATGGCGTTTCGGATGACGTTTTCCAGAGCGTGGGCCAGGATGTTGGAATTGCCGGTCAGTCTGAGCGGCGAGTCGGGCAGCTCGGCCCGGATCGAGACTTTTTTCCTGCTGGCCTCGATGCCTGCGCTGTCAATCACGTCCTGCAGCGTTTCGCCGGCGTCAAACACGACACGGTTCTCGCGCTCGAGCGGCAGATCCGCTGCGTTGAGCCGAGTGTAGGTGAGGAGGTCGTCGATCAGGGCGTCCATTTTTTTAACGTCGGATTCGATGTGATCCAGCATCGCGGGGATCTTCTCGGGGGACTGCCTCGCGATGTCAATCGCGCAGTTCATGCGCGCAAGGGGCGAACGAAGTTCATGGCTGACGTTGTGAAAAAGCGTCTGCTGGCGCTCGAGCAGCTGCTCTATGGTCCCCGCCATCTTGTCAAAGCACTGCGACAGGCTCTGGAGCTCCACGCTGGAGGTCCGGACGGACTGAGAGACCCGCACCGACAGATCCCCGGCGGTGACTTTGTCCATGGCCTGTTCGATTGTCCGGATCGGGCGGGTGATGGACCAGGCCATGCCCGAGGCGACCGCCACGGCTACCAGCAGGGAGGCGATGATGTTGGGCCAGAGCGGGCGCGACAGGAAAAAACGCGACTCGCTCAGGAAGCTGCTGCTGTTTCTTACCGTGAAGGCGAGGACCGGCCGTCCTTCGAGACTGATCCGGACAATGTCCCCCGAACCGGGATTCTGGGCGTACATCTCGCGGGCCTGTTTCACCAGGGACGCTGAGATGGGGCGGCCGGCCAGATCTTTGCCGCTCTCGTCAACGGCATAGACGTAGGAGTGGTCGACGAGGGGCTTTTGCTCCTTCAGCCACTGCGTGAGTCCGGCTTGCCCCGCAATGCCGGCCATCTGGGAGGCGAACACCAGCCGGTCCCTGCTTCCGGGGTTGCTCGGGATCTGGGCGGAGTGCAGCCCCAGGATGATCGTGAACACGAAAACCCCCGACAGCACCATGGCCGCCAGAAAGGCGGCCAGAACGCGCCAGAAAACCGTGTTGAATTTTTTAAGGGACGCAGAGCGCGGCTGAGGGACCGCGGAAACGGAATTCATTTGGTCTGGTTCGGCATTTTTGTGACGGACATCTGGTAGCCGAAGCCGCGGATGCTGTCGATGGAGATCGCGTCGCCCGCCGCACGGCTTATTTTGTGGCGGATCGAGCTGACATGCACATCGATCGCTCTGTCGTAGCGGCCCATGTCGCGGCCGAGAACCTTGACGTAGATGTCGGCTTTGGAAACCCGGTTGCCCAAGTTTTTGGCGAGCATTTCGAAAAGCGAGAATTCCGTCGACGTGAACTCAATCGGGGTCTGCGTCTTCGTGACCCACACCCGCCGCTGCGAGGAGCTCAGGGTGAGCGGCCCGATGATCAGGGGGATGCTTGAGGCCCCAGTCCCGGAGGATCTCCGGAGAATGGCGCGGATTCGGGCGAAAAGCTCCCGGGGAGTGAAGGGCTTGGAGACGTAGTCGTCCGCACCGAGTTCCAGGCCGATGATCCTGTCGGCGGAATCGCCGCGGGCGGTAAGCATGATGACGGGGATGTGCGACCACTCCCGGATCTTGATAAGCACGTCCGTGCCCCTCATGCCGGGCATCATAAGGTCAAGGATGACGAGGTCAAAATTTTCCTGGGAGAGCTTCAGAAGCGCCTCCTTCCCGTTGTAGGCGGGCGTGGGGGCAAAGCCCTCCAGCTGGAGCCCGTCGGTCAAAAGGGAGACTAGATCCGCGTCATCGTCTACGAGAAGAATTTTGGGTTTTGCATCAGGCATGGCAGCAGGTGTGAAAATTGCACGCTTCTAAGAAGATTATAAAAATATTATTTATCAAAGATAACGGTCCTACTCCGCTCAATGATAACGGTCTTGCTCCGTTTTGTGCTCGTCCGCGCAGCGCGGGATAAGCGGCTGCGGCAGAGAGACTGCCGGCCTCCGGCCGGCCCCGGGGGCTTCCCGAGGCCTGTGGGAAAAGTCGGAGGGTTTAATCCATTATCGTGCTTTATAATCCGAAAAAGCCCCGGTTTACGAGGCGGGCCGCAGATGCTCCGGCCTGCATTCCGGGGGTTTGCTTACGTTTGTTTCCAGCCTGACTGAAAATCAAAGCTTAAATGCCAGAAAACAAAATCAACGTGCTGCTTGTTGAGGACGACGGCGAGGTCCGCCACCGTTTCGAAACTACGATCAATCAGGACCCGCTGATGAGAGTGGTTGGCTGCGCCTCCACAAAGAGGGACGCCGCCCGACTGATCGAAACGTTGAAATTTGAAGTGATGGTGATAGACCTCGGGTTGCCCGACGGGGACGGGATAGACCTTATCCACCTCGCGAGCCGTCTGCACCCGTCTTCTGACATCATGGTGATCACGGTCTACGGAGACGAGCAGCACGTGGTCAACTCCATCGCGGCCGGCGCGACGGGCTACATCCTCAAGGAGGCCGAAAGCGAGGACATCACCGCACAGATCAAGCTGCTGCGCGGCGGCGGCTCTCCTGTGAGCCCCTCGGTGGCCAGGAGCGTGCTGAGGGCTCTGCAGACTCATTCGAGCGGCATTGTCCAGTCTTCCGAGCCCAATCCTCTGTCCACGCGCGAGACTGAGATCCTGCATCTGCTCGCCAAGGGCATGAGCTTCAATGAAATAGGGGAGATTCTCTCTATTTCGCCCCACACCGTCACCGCCCACATCAAGAAGATTTATCGCAAGCTGCAGGTGCACTCGCGCGGCGAGGCGGTCTATGAGGCCGGTCAGATGGGTCTGCTCAACTCCTGATGAAGAAGCTGCGTCTGCTCGGGGGGACGCTGCTCGCCCTGTGTTCCCCTGCGGCTCTTGCCGAAGGTCCGGAAGGGTCTTTCCCCTTTCTTGTTTTCCTGCTTTTGAACGCTAGGCATCTTCTCTACGGTGCGTGCCTTGCGGTTCTTTTTGTCCTCGTGCGCGGCCAGGCGCACCGGCCCGCGGAACGCTCAGGTGCGGTTTCCGCGGCAGCGCTGCTGTTTTTCGGGCTTCTGCAGGCGCTCCTGTGTCCCTTCGCCGCCAGTCTTTCCTGGCTGAACGGGGAGAGTCTGGTGCTCCTCCTGCTCGTTTTGGCCGGAGGGACTCTGCTTCTTCGGCGGCGGCCCGATGCAGCGCCGGTTTTCCCGGCGGCGGCCGCCTCGGCTTTCGCCTCGGGACTTGCGGTGTTCGCGCTGAAAGGCTCTTTGCAGCCGTTGCTCGTGGCGGAGGCGGCGTCCTTCTGCTGTCTGCTGCTATGGGGCTGGGCCCGGTGGGGTCGTTCCCCTGCGGCGCAGGACGAGGGGGTCGTCCGTAGGGAGGCGGAGCAGGAGGCTGTCGCCCGGGAGCGGGCAAGGTACATTCGCGATATGCACGACGGTCTTGGAGCCGAGCTTGTGTCGACGCTCGCCGCGGCAAAGACCGGCAAGCTTTCCCAGGAAGCGCTCGTGGACTCCCTGCAGTCTTGCCTGGATCAGATGCGCCTTGCGATCGACTCGAGCGGGGTAGGAACGGAGGATCTGACCGCCGCGCTGGCCAATCTGCGGTACCGTATGGAACCCAGGCTTCGCGCGGCCGGAATACATCTGGTCTGGGATGTCTCCGGCATGCCGGATGACTTCGCCTGTCCCCCGGAGCTGTCCTTCTGCGCTCTGGGCGTGCTGCAGGAGGCTCTGACAAACGCTGTCAAATACAGCGGCGCTGACCGGCTCGAGGTCAAAGCCTCCGTGGACGGGGGCGTCCTGCTGCTTTCCGCCGCGGACAACGGCAGGGGCATGGCCCCCGGCGCTGTCTCCGACCGCTCGCAGGGCAACGGCCTCGGGCTGGCGAATATGAACCGGCGCGTGCGGGAGGCCGGCGGTGAGCTCAGCGTCTCGGCGGGGCCGCAGGCCCGAGGGGTGCAGGTGCGGCTGAAGCTGCCGGTGGCTTAGCCGGCAGCAAGCTTCGGGGCGGGATCGGCGCTCTGCCAGTGGCCGCTTTTGCCCCCGTTCTTGTCAAGCAGGCGGATGTCCGAGAGAACCATGCCCCGGTCGATCGCTTTGCACATGTCATAGATTGTGAGCAGCCCTATCTCCACGGCAGTGAGGGCCTCCATTTCCACGCCCGTTTTTCCGTCCGTTTCGCAGGTCGCCCGGCAGACTACGGCGCTTTCCTTTTCGTGGAGATCGAAGTCGACGGCCACATGGGTCAGGGGCAGAGGATGGCACAGCGGGACAAGCTCCGAGGTTTTCTTGCTTGCCATGATGGCGGCGATGCGTGCGATGCCAATGACGTCGCCTTTTTTGGCACTGCCCGAGGCGATGATCCGGAATGTGGAAGGATGCATGCGAATAACGCCCTGGGCCGTGGCGCACCGGTGGGTGATGCTCTTGGCGGCGACATCCACCATGTGGGCCTGTCCCCTGCTGTCGAAATGCGTTAAACCGTTTTCAGAAGTCATCGAGAAATACTCAGTCACCAAAAAAATGAAAGCGCGGCCTCTACTTGAGGCGCCGGCTTCTTATCATAGTTGAGGCTTGCTTTTTAGCGGAATAAACCGATGAAGTCCTTGATCGCCTACTCTTTAAGCCTGATCCTCGCCGCCACGCCCGTCCTCAGCGCCTCGGCGGCTCAGGGCATGGATCAGGTCCGTCTCCCGGCCATCGGGGAGCCGGCGGGGTCCGGCGAGCTGTCCCCGGAGGAAGAGAGGCGGATCGGCGAGCAGTCTATGGTCCAGATCCGTAACAGCCGCTTTTACCTCGATGACTTGGACGTCTCCGAGTATCTGAACCGGCTGGGCTACAGGCTGGTGGCCATGGCGCCCTCCAACAGTTATGGTTTCCAGTTTTTCCCGCTGAAGGTGCCTGAGATTAACGCTTTCGCCCTTCCCGGCGGTTTCATCGCCGTTTTTTCCGGCACAGTACTCGCAGCCTCCGATGAGAGCGAGCTCGCGGGGGTTATGGCCCATGAAATAGCGCACGTTACCCAGAGGCATATCGCCCGGATGTTTGAAAGGCAGAAGGGCACGGGGGCGCTCGCCCTCGGGTCCTTCCTGCTTGCGATTCTAGCGGCTGCCGCTGGCGGTAGCTCGGGGGGCAACGCCGCCTCTGCCATCGTGATGGGCAGTCAGGCTGCCATGATCTCCAATCAGTTGAAATTTTCCAGAAGTGCCGAACAGGAGGCTGACCGCATAGGCTTCCAGATCCTTACGCGCGCCGGCTACGACCCCCGCGGCATGGTACGGTTTTTCCAGCGCCTGCAGCAGCAAAGCGGCAGCTATGATTCCTCGAACTCCTATCTGTCCGACCATCCGCTTACGATCGAACGCATCGGGGACATGGAAAACAGGGCGAGAAACTATCCCCAGTCATTCCGAAAGTCCGACGACTTTGACTTCCTTCTGATCCAGGCCCGGCTGCTTGTGCTGCAGGGGGACCGCACGGCGGACTGGGAGGAAGCTGTGCGGCAGCTGCGGCTCAGGCTTGTCGGCCGGAGCTCCGGTGAGCAGGCTGCGGCGGCACACTACGGCCTGTCCGTGGCCTACAGGCAGATGGGCAGAGCGGCCGTGGCCTATGAAGAGGCGGAAAAGGCGGCTGCGGCAGCAGGGGGACGCAAAAGCGTCTTTATCGACAAAAACCTCTGCGAAACCCGCTTCCTCGCCGCCGGCAGCGAGGTCGAAAAGGAGGCGGCGCTTGCCCAGATGCGCCGGCTCTGCGACCAGAACCCCGTTTCATCCATGACTGCAGGCGCTTACATCGAGGCGCTGCGCTCCATGGGCCGGTATGAAGAGATCCTCCGGTACCTGAAAACTCAGGGGGCCTTCTCGCAGGACAATCCCGCGTATTATCGTTACTACGCTCAGTCGAGCGAGGCCCTCGGGCGGCACAGTGAGTCGCACCTCGCCATCGGGAGGATGTACGCCCTGCAGGGAGAGTGGAAACAGGCTGCGATTCAATTCCACGAGGCGGAGAAGGCCTCGGACGGAGACTTCTATACGATGAGCGAGATTGATGCGAGGCTGCGCGAGGCCGAGGCCAGAATGAAGGACGAGGAGGGCGGGAGCCGTTAGGCTCCCTATTCCGGCGGGGGATGTTAAGTCCCTCAAATCATGAGAAAATAGATACCTTTCATACCGGCGGCCCGGCGGGGGAGCTCCCTTTCGGGCATTCATCCTTTACGGAAAAACAGATTTCCAATGGCTATTAAAGATTACATGATCGTCGCGTCGCGCTGCGACGAAACGATAGAGACGGATGTTGTTGTCGTGGGCGGCGGCCCGGTCGGGCTTTTCCAGGTTTTTGAACTGGGCCTGCTGGAGATGAAGTGCCACGTAGTCGATTCCCTGAAGAACGTGGGCGGACAGTGCATGGAGCTCTATCCTCAGAAGCCCATCTACGACATTCCCGCCGTGCCTGTCTATTCTTCGGCGCAGCTCACCGAGAACCTTCTCAAGCAGAACTGGCCCTTCAAGCCCGTCTACCATTTGGGCGAAGTTGTGACCGTGGTGAAGAAGCTGCCCGACGGGACGTTCCATGTCGAAACGGATGCCGGCTCCCGATTCCACTGCAGAGCGGTGATCATCGCCTCCGGCGTGGGCTCTTTCGACGCCCGCCCGATGCGGGTGCCCGGCATCGAGAAATTCGAAGGCAAGCAGCTCTTTTACCGCGTCCGCGACCCTGAGCAGTTCGCCGGCAAGAACATCGTCATCTGCGGCGGCGGAGACTCTGCGCTGGACTGGACGCTTAATCTGGTCGGCAAGGCCGAAAGCGTCATCCTCGTGCACCGCCGCGACGGATTCCGCGCGGCCGCTGCGAGCGTGGCAAAGATGAAGCAGCTCTGCGAAAACTGGGAGATGCAGTTCATGATCGGCTCGGTGACGGGATTCGAAGAGAAGGACGGCCGGCTCAAGGAAATCCGCGTAACGGGAGCCGACGGCATTGTGAGGCGCATCCCCCTGGACTGCCTGCTGGTGTTCTTTGGCCTCCAGCCCAAGGTTGGCCCCATCGTGAACTGGGGCATCGAGCTGGACCACAAGCAGATCGTGGTCGACACAGCCAAGTTCGAGACCAGCGTGCCCGGCATTTTCGCCGTTGGTGACTGCAATATTTATCCGGGCAAGAAGAAGCTGATCCTGTCGGGCTTTCACGAGTGCGCGCTGGCCGCTTTCGGAGCCTCGCAGTACGTATTTCCTGAGAAAAAGGTCTTCCTGCAGTACACGACGACTTCTCCCAAGCTGCACAAGGCACTCGGCGTGCCCGATCCTGCGCACCACAAGGAAGACGCCGAATGAAGACCCGACCCGCCGCCTTGGGCGGCGGGGGGGCCAATGTGCCGCGGCCGGTCAGGCCTTTACCGGCTTGATTTTAGGCAGCGACGCGGAATGATCGACGGGCAGCTGCGAAAGGGCCGCGGCCGCCTTGCGGGCAATGCTGAGGAAAAGGCCTGCAGTCTCGCTTTCCGGCTCCGCGATGACGGTGGGCCGCCCGGAGTCAGCTTCCTGCCGGATCGCAGGGTCCAGCGGCAGGCTGCCCAGGATCGGCACGTCGTACTGCTCTGAGAGCCGCTTGGCGCCGCCCTCGCCGAAGATCCGTTCCAAGTGTCCGCAGTGAGGGCAGCGAAAGAGCGCCATGTTCTCGACGACGCCTAACACCGGCACATTGACCTTTCTGAACATCATGAGGCCTTTTCTGGCGTCCAGGGTGGCGATCTCCTGGGGAGTCGTGAC includes:
- the aspS gene encoding aspartate--tRNA ligase → MRTVYSGLVDEKFIGQTVTLYGWVHRRRDHGGVIFIDLRDREGLVQVVCDPDRPDVFHTAEKVRNEYCLKVVGLVRARPEGTKNEDLISGGIEVLCKELEVLNASLPPPFSLDDDNISETARLTYRVLDLRRPVMQHNLRLRYKTAMAFRRFLDAHGFIDIETPALTRSTPEGARDYLVPSRVEEGCFYALPQSPQLFKQLLMVAGFDRYYQIVKCFRDEDLRADRQPEFTQVDIETSFMTQEEIRSLFEEMVRGVFKEVLNVDLANPYPVMRWDDAMARFGSDKPDLRVSLEFKEITDLCHDTNFKVFANAAAMKNGKVVAMNVPHGCELPRSEIDSYTEFVKIYGAKGLAYIKVNDKSKGRDGLQSPIVKNLSDEFLKAVIERTGANDGDVIFFGADKKKIVWDSLGALRLKIGHSEFGKKAGLFKDGWKALWVIDFPMFEWSDEENRWMACHHPFTCPQDSDVDKLESDPEHCYAKAYDMVLNGWEIGGGSIRIHKEDVQEKVFSALKITPEEAEQKFGFLLKALKFGAPPHGGIAFGLDRIVAMMTKANSIRDVIAFPKTQRAQCLLTHAPAPVTEKQLRELHIRLRNEHKAAKDGE
- a CDS encoding DUF502 domain-containing protein; protein product: MFKKFFSAGLLFWIPLLFTVWILDSVIEFSDRLLVFLPPRWLPESIYGVHIPGFGLLVAAAIVLLTGVVVANVLGRKLVYWWETLLERIPVVKQLYGGIKKIAGTFLNPQSRSFQKVVLVEYPRKGMWTLGFVANQAGPALSQSCGGSAVAVFIPTAPNPTSGYVVLVPQEDVRDTSCSIDEALTFHVSMGVVQPGSASEVEAKTPEP
- a CDS encoding FmdB family zinc ribbon protein: MPIYGYKCSSCGYEEDVIQKFSDKPLKTCPKCGKDTLVKQLSAPGFELKGKGWAATDFNAGHTGVAAAHKNSD
- a CDS encoding inositol monophosphatase family protein, coding for MTEPVGYTRNIGQEELRQFLPFLQELADAAAAEILPNFLTGIHVDEKSNHTPVTRADRGAEKAMRDLIEARFPAHGILGEEWGVREPAAALPRYRWILDPIDGTRAFISNCFLFGNLIALERDDGEGFGPILSSIAFPAAGVRAIGWKNHAELRRGPGFSQSVPMKVRPCSSLKEATLLVTSHWSTPEQVGDGRMQKLVDQAKLYRTWGDCFGYFAVASGGADIMIDPDLSYWDAAALIPVVEGAGGVITSTKGGSPLIDKSAVCTAGGLHREVLQILNSSSL
- a CDS encoding HAMP domain-containing sensor histidine kinase is translated as MNSVSAVPQPRSASLKKFNTVFWRVLAAFLAAMVLSGVFVFTIILGLHSAQIPSNPGSRDRLVFASQMAGIAGQAGLTQWLKEQKPLVDHSYVYAVDESGKDLAGRPISASLVKQAREMYAQNPGSGDIVRISLEGRPVLAFTVRNSSSFLSESRFFLSRPLWPNIIASLLVAVAVASGMAWSITRPIRTIEQAMDKVTAGDLSVRVSQSVRTSSVELQSLSQCFDKMAGTIEQLLERQQTLFHNVSHELRSPLARMNCAIDIARQSPEKIPAMLDHIESDVKKMDALIDDLLTYTRLNAADLPLERENRVVFDAGETLQDVIDSAGIEASRKKVSIRAELPDSPLRLTGNSNILAHALENVIRNAIRFSPEQGVITCRAWRNGDDQISIAIEDQGPGADPKELPTLFVPFFRGSGQPTGSGFGLGLAIARETARRFGGSIAAENIRPHGLRVLITLPALSEPAATEKKS
- a CDS encoding response regulator transcription factor; this encodes MPDAKPKILLVDDDADLVSLLTDGLQLEGFAPTPAYNGKEALLKLSQENFDLVILDLMMPGMRGTDVLIKIREWSHIPVIMLTARGDSADRIIGLELGADDYVSKPFTPRELFARIRAILRRSSGTGASSIPLIIGPLTLSSSQRRVWVTKTQTPIEFTSTEFSLFEMLAKNLGNRVSKADIYVKVLGRDMGRYDRAIDVHVSSIRHKISRAAGDAISIDSIRGFGYQMSVTKMPNQTK
- a CDS encoding response regulator → MPENKINVLLVEDDGEVRHRFETTINQDPLMRVVGCASTKRDAARLIETLKFEVMVIDLGLPDGDGIDLIHLASRLHPSSDIMVITVYGDEQHVVNSIAAGATGYILKEAESEDITAQIKLLRGGGSPVSPSVARSVLRALQTHSSGIVQSSEPNPLSTRETEILHLLAKGMSFNEIGEILSISPHTVTAHIKKIYRKLQVHSRGEAVYEAGQMGLLNS
- a CDS encoding sensor histidine kinase is translated as MKKLRLLGGTLLALCSPAALAEGPEGSFPFLVFLLLNARHLLYGACLAVLFVLVRGQAHRPAERSGAVSAAALLFFGLLQALLCPFAASLSWLNGESLVLLLLVLAGGTLLLRRRPDAAPVFPAAAASAFASGLAVFALKGSLQPLLVAEAASFCCLLLWGWARWGRSPAAQDEGVVRREAEQEAVARERARYIRDMHDGLGAELVSTLAAAKTGKLSQEALVDSLQSCLDQMRLAIDSSGVGTEDLTAALANLRYRMEPRLRAAGIHLVWDVSGMPDDFACPPELSFCALGVLQEALTNAVKYSGADRLEVKASVDGGVLLLSAADNGRGMAPGAVSDRSQGNGLGLANMNRRVREAGGELSVSAGPQARGVQVRLKLPVA
- the moaC gene encoding cyclic pyranopterin monophosphate synthase MoaC, with product MTSENGLTHFDSRGQAHMVDVAAKSITHRCATAQGVIRMHPSTFRIIASGSAKKGDVIGIARIAAIMASKKTSELVPLCHPLPLTHVAVDFDLHEKESAVVCRATCETDGKTGVEMEALTAVEIGLLTIYDMCKAIDRGMVLSDIRLLDKNGGKSGHWQSADPAPKLAAG
- a CDS encoding M48 family metalloprotease, whose protein sequence is MKSLIAYSLSLILAATPVLSASAAQGMDQVRLPAIGEPAGSGELSPEEERRIGEQSMVQIRNSRFYLDDLDVSEYLNRLGYRLVAMAPSNSYGFQFFPLKVPEINAFALPGGFIAVFSGTVLAASDESELAGVMAHEIAHVTQRHIARMFERQKGTGALALGSFLLAILAAAAGGSSGGNAASAIVMGSQAAMISNQLKFSRSAEQEADRIGFQILTRAGYDPRGMVRFFQRLQQQSGSYDSSNSYLSDHPLTIERIGDMENRARNYPQSFRKSDDFDFLLIQARLLVLQGDRTADWEEAVRQLRLRLVGRSSGEQAAAAHYGLSVAYRQMGRAAVAYEEAEKAAAAAGGRKSVFIDKNLCETRFLAAGSEVEKEAALAQMRRLCDQNPVSSMTAGAYIEALRSMGRYEEILRYLKTQGAFSQDNPAYYRYYAQSSEALGRHSESHLAIGRMYALQGEWKQAAIQFHEAEKASDGDFYTMSEIDARLREAEARMKDEEGGSR
- a CDS encoding NAD(P)/FAD-dependent oxidoreductase, whose translation is MAIKDYMIVASRCDETIETDVVVVGGGPVGLFQVFELGLLEMKCHVVDSLKNVGGQCMELYPQKPIYDIPAVPVYSSAQLTENLLKQNWPFKPVYHLGEVVTVVKKLPDGTFHVETDAGSRFHCRAVIIASGVGSFDARPMRVPGIEKFEGKQLFYRVRDPEQFAGKNIVICGGGDSALDWTLNLVGKAESVILVHRRDGFRAAAASVAKMKQLCENWEMQFMIGSVTGFEEKDGRLKEIRVTGADGIVRRIPLDCLLVFFGLQPKVGPIVNWGIELDHKQIVVDTAKFETSVPGIFAVGDCNIYPGKKKLILSGFHECALAAFGASQYVFPEKKVFLQYTTTSPKLHKALGVPDPAHHKEDAE